AAGTACGACGGCCGCCTGGGCATCCTGGTGCCGATGGCTTGTGTTGCCGCACTGCACCGCAGTGGGCGGCGCCTGCCGTTCGGCATCGAGGTGGTGGGCTTTGCCGAAGAAGAGGGCCAGCGCTACAAGGCGGCCTTCCTGGCGTCTTCGGCGCTGATCGGCCGCTTCGACGCCGCCTGGCTGGAACAGGCCGATGCCGACGGCGTGACGATGCGCGAGGCGATGCGCCAGGCGGGGCTCGACCCGGCCGGCATTCCGGCGCTGGCACGCCGGCCGCACGACTACCTCGGCTTTGTCGAAGTGCACATCGAGCAGGGTCCGGTGCTCGAGGAGCTGGACCTGCCGCTGGGTGTGGTCAGCTCCATCAACGGCAGCGTGCGCCTGCTGTGCGAGGTCACCGGCGTCGCCAGCCATGCCGGCACCACACCGATGGGCCGGCGTCGCGATGCGGCCGTGGCGGTGGCCGAGCTGGCGCTGTATGTGGAGCGCCGCGCCGCGGCCGACGGCGATTCGGTGGGCACCATCGGCATGCTGGAGGTGCCGGCCGGCTCGATGAACGTGGTGCCGGGGCGCTGCCGGTTCAGCCTCGACCTGCGCGCACCGAACGACCCCCAGCGCGACCGCCTGGCGGCGGACGTGCTGGCCGAGCTGGCCGCCATCTGCCACCGCCGTGGCCTTTCCTGGCAGGCCGAGGAAACCATGCGCGCCGCCGCGGCGCCCAGCGATGCGGCCTGGCAGGCGCGCTGGTCGCGCGCCGTCACTGCGCTGGGCCTGCCGGTGCACCCGCTGCCGAGCGGGGCCGGGCACGACGCGATGGTGCTGCACGAGGTGATGCCGCAGGCCATGCTGTTTGTGCGCGGCGGCAACGGCGGCATCAGCCACAACCCGCTGGAGACCATCACCAGCGACGACGCGCAGCTCTGCGTGTCGGCCTTCCAGCAGCTGCTGGAGCAACTGGAGCAGGAGTTCCATGAGCGACCATGAACGCATCGATGCCTGGATCGATGCGCACTTCGACGAACAGGTGCGCTTCCTGCAGGAAGTGGTGCGCGTGCCCACCGACACCCCGCCGGGCAACAATGCACCGCATGCCGAGCGCACGGCCGAGCTGCTGGGCCGCTTCGGCTTCGAGGCCGAGCGCCACGCGGTGCCGCAGGCCGAGGTGGAAGCTGCTGGGCTGGCCTCCATCACCAACCTCATCGTGCGGCGCCGCTACAGCGAAGGCCGCACCATCGCGCTCAACGCGCATGGCGACGTGGTGCCCCCCGGCGAGGGCTGGACGCACGATCCCTATGGCGGCGAGATCGTCGACGGCCGGCTCTACGGCCGGGCCGCCGCCGTCAGCAAGAGCGACTTCGCCACCTACACGTTCGCGGTGCGTGCGCTGGAGTCGCTCGGCCGCCCGTTGAAGGGCAGCGTGGAGCTGCATTTCACCTATGACGAGGAGTTCGGCGGCGAGCTGGGCCCGGGCTGGCTGCTGGCCCAGGGGCTGACACGGCCGGACCTGCTGATCGCCGCCGGCTTCAGCTACGAGGTGGTGACGGCCCACAACGGCTGCCTGCAGATGGAGGTGGCGGTGCACGGCAGGATGGCGCATGCGGCCATCCCGCACACCGGCATCGATGCGCTGCAGGGCGCCGTCACGCTGCTGCAGGCGCTGTATGCCTGCAACGAGCGCTATGCCCGGACCTGCTCGGCCGTGCCCGGCATCCGCCACCCCTACCTCAATGTCGGCCGCATCGAAGGCGGCACCAACACCAACGTCGTGCCGGGCAAGGTCGTCTTCAAGCTCGACCGCCGCATGATCCCCGAGGAAGACCCGGTGGCGGTCGAGGCCGAGCTGCGCCACGTCATCACCGAGGCGGCGGCCGGCGTGCCAGGCATCACGGTGGAGATACGCCGGCTGCTGCTGGCACGCGCGCTGCAACCGCTGCCGGGCAACGCACCCCTGGTAGAGGCACTGCAGCGCCACGGCGAAGCGGTGATCGGCGAGCCCATTCCCACCATGGGCAGCCCGCTCTACACCGACGTGCGGCTCTACTGCGAGCGCGGCATCCCGGCCGTCATCTATGGCGCCGGCCCGCGCACGGTGCTGGAGTCGCAGGCCAAGCGGGCCGACGAGCACCTGGTGCTGGCCGACCTGAAGCGCGCCACCCGGGTGGTGGCGCGGGCGCTGCTCGACCTGTTGAGCTGAGCTGCGGGGGCTGCCACCCCCGGGATCGCCCGCCCCCGACGGTCGCTGGCCCGGGGGTATGCTGGCTTGTCATGAAGCCGGATGAAAGGCGCCCGTGATGGCACGGTCCCCTCGCACCCTGTTGCCGGCCCTTGTGCTGGCAGCCCTCGCCTGGCCCGCCCCCGCGGCGCGGGCGCAGGAATCGGTGGGCATCGACATCGCCAACGCCCCTTTCATGTACCAGCGTGACGGCGAAGCGGCCGGCCTCTACCCGGCACTGCTGCGCGCCGCCTTCGCCAGGATGGGCCAGCCGCTGACCCTGCAGGCGCTGCCCTGGGGGCGGGTGGTGGCCGCGCTGGAGACCGGCCGGGCCGGTGCCGCCGGCATGTACAAGACCACCGAGCGGCTGCGCCGCTTCGATTTCAGCGAGCCGCTGTTTGTCGAGCAGCTCTACGTATATGCCCCGGCGGCGCGGGCGGCCGGCATCCGCTCGGTGAGCGACCTCAAGGGCCTGCGCATCGGCGTGCTGCGCGGCTGGAACTATGGCGATGCCTTCGACACCGCGCTGCGTGCCGGCGAGCTGCATGCGGAGCCGGCCGCCAGCGACGTCTACAACTTCCGCAAGCTCAGCGCCGGTCGGCTGGATGCGGTGCTGGCGGTGGAACAGTCGGGCTCCGCGCAGCTGCGCTCCGGCGCCTTCCCCGGGGTGGCGCCGACCGCGGCGCCCCTGCTGGCCCTGCCGGCCCACCTGGTGTTCCTGAAGAACACCGGCAGGCAGGCCTTGCTGCGGCGCTTCAACCTGGCGCTGCAGGAGCTGAAAGCCTCAGGCGACTACCGCCGCATGGTCGACGACGCGCTGGCCGAGAGCCGCCGCCTGGGCCGCGCGGCGGGCCCGGCTGCGGACACGGCCGCGCCCCCCGCGGCGCGCGACACGCCGAGGATCCGGCATGCGGCTGCGTCTGCAGCCCCGCAGGCCGGTGATGTCAGGAGGCCGCGGGCGGTGCTTTCCGACGCGGCCAGCGCAGCTCGCTGACCATCACGCTCAGCACGATCAAGGCCCCGCCGAGGACGCCCAGCACCCCGAGCCGCTCGCCTGCCAGCCGGCCGACAATGCCGGCCCAGACCGGCTCCATCGCATAGATCACGGTGGCCCGCGTGGCCGGCACGGTCTGCTGCGCCCAGTTCATCGCGAACTGGATGAAGGCGGTCGCGCAGGCCATGCTGCCGAGGCAGGCGAGCAGCCCGGGCGTCCACTGCGGCGCCGCCTCTGCGTTGAGCACTGCCACCGGCGCGCACAGCAGCGCGACGACCACCAGTTGCACGAACGCCAGCCGGGCCGGGTCCAGCCCCTTGGCATAGCGGCTGATGAGGATGATTTCGAAGGCAACCGCCGCGGCGCAACCCACCGTCAACGCATCGTGCAGGCCGAACTGCCAGTCCAGCCCCGCCGGGTTGGACAGCAGCACCGTGCCGACGAAGGCCAGCACCACCGCCAGCAGCGCCATCACGCGGGGCGGCCGGCGGTACAAGGCCCATTGCAGCAGCGGCACCATGGGCACGTACAGCGCGGTCAGGAAGGCCGACTTGCTGCTCGAGATGCCCTGCAGGCCGACCGTCTGCAGCGTGTAGCCGAAGAACGCCGAAATGCCCACCAGCGCACCGGCCTGCAGTTCCCGGCGGCTCAGTCCAGCGAGCTGCCCGCGCAGCGCCAGCGCCAGCAGCAAGGCGGCCGTGGCAAAGCGCAGCCCGACGAAGGTGTAGGGGCCGGCCCAGCTCAGGCCGATCTGCACCACCAGGAAGGTGGCGCCCCAGATCATCGTGATGAACAGCAGCACCGCTTCGCGGCGGCGGTTGGAGGTGGGGGGCGGCGAAGCCGTCAGTTCGGCAGAGGCAAGGACGGAACTCATGGGCGGCAGACAAGGTGGGCAGGTCGCCTCTGGCGAGGCGTGTGCAACATACTGCACACTTGAGCGCAGTATAGTGCGCAAATGAAAAGCAAGCCCACCCTGGTGCTGCAGCACGTGGCGACCAACCTGCGCGCCGCGCGGCTGGCTCGCGGGCTGAGCCAGGAAGCGCTCGCCACTGCCTCGGACGTCAGCCGCCGCATGCTGGTCAGCCTGGAAAATGGCGACACCAACGTCAGCCTGGTGACGCTGGACCGCATTGCGACCGCCCTCGGGCTGGCCTTCGCCGAACTGCTGCGCCCGCCCGGCAACAGCGCCGTCCGGGGCGAGCCGGTGCTCGCCTGGCGTGGCCGGCAAGCCGGCAGCCATGCCCTGCTGCTCGAGAGCCTGCGCCAGCCGCTCGGCATCGTGGAGTTGTGGGAGTTCCGCCTGGCCGCCGGCGACCGCTACGACGCCCAGCCCGACTCGCCCGGCTTCCACGAAATGCTCTACGTGGTGGACGGCTCGGTGTGTGTTCTCACTTCGTCCGGCTCCCGCGCGCTGGGTGCCGGGCAGTCCTGGCTGTTCGCCTCCGACCAAGCCTACGTCTACGAAAATTCAAGCGACGCACCCACCACATTTGTGAGAAATGTCATTGCCCCGCGGGGCTGAGACGCGGCTTCGAACGCGCTGTCATCGGCACTTCTCCTCCCTCTGGTTCAGGGGGGTGGTGGCGGCCCCCCGGCTGCGGGGGTGCCAACACCGTGACGGGGTACACGAAGTTACGATGCGGCCAAGGAGAACAAGAACCGCGGAGGAATCCGCCCCGGTGCTGTCGGCACGGGGCGGAGAGGGTCGGACCAGCAGGCAGGCGCCGCCGGCGACCCCAGGGACACAGCCGCGGTGGTGTGGTCAAGCATGCGGTCCAGCCCCACGAGATACATCGCCCAGGAATCGGCCATCGTCGGCAATGAGGCCACGCTGGCCTTCCTGTGGTCTCAGAACCTGCCTGGCGCGAGCCGGCCCTGGGCCGAGGACAAGCTGCAGCGCGGCTACCTGCGCAACCCGGCCGGCCATGGCACCTGCGTGCTGTTGCGGGAGGAAGCCAGTACCGAGGCGGTCGGCGTGCAGTGCCTGCACGAGCGGGTGTTCTGGCTGGGCGAGCGCTGCGTCAAGGCGGCCGGCCTGGCCGACTACGTGGTGGCCCAGGCGCACCGCTCGCTCGGGCCGGCACTGACCTTGATGCGCCGCTGCATCGACATCGGCCAGGCTCGCTTCGATTTCGTCTACGGCTTTCCGAACAGCAAGTCCGAAGCGGTCTGCACCCGCGTCGGCATGGTCAAGCTCGGCGGCGCCATGCGCTATGCCAAGCTGCTGCGCAGCGCGCCCGTGCTGGGGTCGCGTGTACCGGGGTGGTTGCTGCCCTGGCTGGCCAGGCCGGCCGACGCGCTCTTGTCGGCATGGGATGCACGGCGCTGGCGCCGCGAGGCGGCCCACCTCCAATGGCGCGAGGTCGACGCCGAGGACCCGGCGCTGGCCACGCTGTGGATGGGGCGCCGCACCGACCTGCTGCTGTCCGAGCGCTCGCCAGCAGTGCTGGGCTGGCGCTATCCGCGGCCGCAGTGGCGCCTTTCTTTGGCCAGTGATGCGGGCGGCCGCCCGGTGGGCTATGTGGCCTGGCGCCTGCAGGATGGCAGCGCGCTGATCAGCGACTTCTTCTGCGCCGACCCCGACCGCGACACCGTGGCACTGATGAGCGGTTTTTGCCGCGAAGCGGCTGCCGCCGGCGCCAGCGTGGTGCAGGTGGAGTTCTACGGGCGGCCGCAGGTGGCCGCGGCCCTGCTGGCGGCCGGCTTCCTGCAGCGCGAGTCACGCGCGCCGCTGTTCCTCAGCCGGCATGGCGACGCCGCGCAGGCCGATGCGGCCAGCTGGTACATCACCGCCTTCGACCGCGACGACGACTGAGCGCCGGCCATGTGCGGCATCGCAGGCATTCACTCGCCGGGGCAGCCCCCCGCGCGAGAACTGTTGCAGGCCATGATCGGCCGGCTGCGCCACCGCGGGCCGGACGGCAGCGGCGTGATGACCGACGGCCCGGTGGGCCTGGCACACGCCCGGCTCAGCATCGTCGACCCGGAGGGTGGCGCCCAGCCGCTGCACAACGAGGACGGCAGCATCTCGGTGGTCTTCAACGGCGAGATCTTCAACCACCCGGAGCTGCGGCGTGAACTGCAGGCCCGGGGCCACCGCTTCGCCACCCGCAGCGACACCGAGGTGCTGGTGCACCTCTACGAGGAGCACGGCGACGCCTTCGTCGAACGGCTCAACGGGCAGTTTGCGTTTGCCCTGTGGGACCGGCCGCGACAGCGGCTGCTGCTGGCACGCGACCGCACCGGCATCCGGCCGTTGTTCTACAGCTGGCAGGCCGGCAGGTTGAGCTTCGCGTCCGAGGTCAAGGCCTTGTTCGCCGACCACCGCCTGCCCCGCCGGCTGGACCGGCGCGCGCTGGGCGAGCTGTTCACCTGCTGGGCGCCGCTGGCGCCGCGCTCCCTGTTCGAAGGCGTGCAGTCGCTGGCGCCCGGGCACCTGCTGGTGGCCAGCGGCGCCACGCTGCAGGCGCGTCGGTACTGGGACTGGCGCTTCCCCGCTGCGCCGGTGCGCACCACCACCAGCGAAGCCGAGGCTGCCGAGGCGCTGCGCGAGCGGCTGGAGGAGGCGGTGCGCCTGCAGCTGCGCGCGGACGTCCCGGTGGGCGCCTATCTCAGTGGCGGGCTCGACTCTTCGATCATCGCCACCCTGGTGCGCCGCTGCAGCGATGCGCCGCTGAGCACCTTCTCGCTGACCTTCGACGATCCCGAGTTCGACGAGAGCGCCCACCAGCGGCTGCTGGCCGACCACCTTGGCAGCGAGCACCATGCGCTGCGCTGCCGCCCGGCCGACATTGCAGCCGCCTTCCCGCGCGCCATCCGGCACATCGAGTCGCCGGTGCTGCGGACCGCGCCGGTGCCGATGATGCTGCTGGCAGCGCAGGTGCGGCAGGCGGGCTACAAGGTGGTGCTCACCGGCGAAGGCGCCGACGAGGTGTTCGGCGGCT
This genomic stretch from Eleftheria terrae harbors:
- the uraD gene encoding 2-oxo-4-hydroxy-4-carboxy-5-ureidoimidazoline decarboxylase — translated: MLTLDRLNTAGAAEFTTLLEGIYEHSPWVAEAAWARRPFRTLPQLKRALVEAVREAGREPQLALIRAHPELAGKAAVAGELTAESSQEQAKAGLTHCTREEFETLQRLNADYNRRFGWPFILAVRGPRGSGLTRQQIIETFARRLAGQPDFEFAECLRNIHRIAELRLNERFGQLPGLGEQVWDWAEQLAVHSDAGAADARQLTVTYLTKAHRACAAQLQAWMRDCGFDDVAIDAVGNVVGRYHGRQPGARALLTGSHYDTVRRAGKYDGRLGILVPMACVAALHRSGRRLPFGIEVVGFAEEEGQRYKAAFLASSALIGRFDAAWLEQADADGVTMREAMRQAGLDPAGIPALARRPHDYLGFVEVHIEQGPVLEELDLPLGVVSSINGSVRLLCEVTGVASHAGTTPMGRRRDAAVAVAELALYVERRAAADGDSVGTIGMLEVPAGSMNVVPGRCRFSLDLRAPNDPQRDRLAADVLAELAAICHRRGLSWQAEETMRAAAAPSDAAWQARWSRAVTALGLPVHPLPSGAGHDAMVLHEVMPQAMLFVRGGNGGISHNPLETITSDDAQLCVSAFQQLLEQLEQEFHERP
- the asnB gene encoding asparagine synthase (glutamine-hydrolyzing), translating into MCGIAGIHSPGQPPARELLQAMIGRLRHRGPDGSGVMTDGPVGLAHARLSIVDPEGGAQPLHNEDGSISVVFNGEIFNHPELRRELQARGHRFATRSDTEVLVHLYEEHGDAFVERLNGQFAFALWDRPRQRLLLARDRTGIRPLFYSWQAGRLSFASEVKALFADHRLPRRLDRRALGELFTCWAPLAPRSLFEGVQSLAPGHLLVASGATLQARRYWDWRFPAAPVRTTTSEAEAAEALRERLEEAVRLQLRADVPVGAYLSGGLDSSIIATLVRRCSDAPLSTFSLTFDDPEFDESAHQRLLADHLGSEHHALRCRPADIAAAFPRAIRHIESPVLRTAPVPMMLLAAQVRQAGYKVVLTGEGADEVFGGYDLFKEARVRRFMARAPGSRWRPRLLERLYPWLAHSPTGRAALAGGFFAAGASGSNPRCFAHQPRWTSTRRSWQFFSQDLRHALADCDPPATVAASLPADFGRWEALAQDQYIEAHTLLSGYLLSAQGDRVAMAESIESRFPFLDHRLIEFAAGLPAQWKLRGLAEKHLLKQSVRGLLPEALRQRSKQPYRAPDSACFFTQGRPLDYVAELLSPGRLAEAGYFDATAVGKLVEKCRAGRASGFADNMAFVGVLSTMLLHEQMLGGAG
- a CDS encoding substrate-binding periplasmic protein; its protein translation is MARSPRTLLPALVLAALAWPAPAARAQESVGIDIANAPFMYQRDGEAAGLYPALLRAAFARMGQPLTLQALPWGRVVAALETGRAGAAGMYKTTERLRRFDFSEPLFVEQLYVYAPAARAAGIRSVSDLKGLRIGVLRGWNYGDAFDTALRAGELHAEPAASDVYNFRKLSAGRLDAVLAVEQSGSAQLRSGAFPGVAPTAAPLLALPAHLVFLKNTGRQALLRRFNLALQELKASGDYRRMVDDALAESRRLGRAAGPAADTAAPPAARDTPRIRHAAASAAPQAGDVRRPRAVLSDAASAAR
- a CDS encoding M20 family metallopeptidase codes for the protein MSDHERIDAWIDAHFDEQVRFLQEVVRVPTDTPPGNNAPHAERTAELLGRFGFEAERHAVPQAEVEAAGLASITNLIVRRRYSEGRTIALNAHGDVVPPGEGWTHDPYGGEIVDGRLYGRAAAVSKSDFATYTFAVRALESLGRPLKGSVELHFTYDEEFGGELGPGWLLAQGLTRPDLLIAAGFSYEVVTAHNGCLQMEVAVHGRMAHAAIPHTGIDALQGAVTLLQALYACNERYARTCSAVPGIRHPYLNVGRIEGGTNTNVVPGKVVFKLDRRMIPEEDPVAVEAELRHVITEAAAGVPGITVEIRRLLLARALQPLPGNAPLVEALQRHGEAVIGEPIPTMGSPLYTDVRLYCERGIPAVIYGAGPRTVLESQAKRADEHLVLADLKRATRVVARALLDLLS
- a CDS encoding DMT family transporter, giving the protein MSSVLASAELTASPPPTSNRRREAVLLFITMIWGATFLVVQIGLSWAGPYTFVGLRFATAALLLALALRGQLAGLSRRELQAGALVGISAFFGYTLQTVGLQGISSSKSAFLTALYVPMVPLLQWALYRRPPRVMALLAVVLAFVGTVLLSNPAGLDWQFGLHDALTVGCAAAVAFEIILISRYAKGLDPARLAFVQLVVVALLCAPVAVLNAEAAPQWTPGLLACLGSMACATAFIQFAMNWAQQTVPATRATVIYAMEPVWAGIVGRLAGERLGVLGVLGGALIVLSVMVSELRWPRRKAPPAAS
- a CDS encoding XRE family transcriptional regulator, with protein sequence MKSKPTLVLQHVATNLRAARLARGLSQEALATASDVSRRMLVSLENGDTNVSLVTLDRIATALGLAFAELLRPPGNSAVRGEPVLAWRGRQAGSHALLLESLRQPLGIVELWEFRLAAGDRYDAQPDSPGFHEMLYVVDGSVCVLTSSGSRALGAGQSWLFASDQAYVYENSSDAPTTFVRNVIAPRG